From Myotis daubentonii chromosome 15, mMyoDau2.1, whole genome shotgun sequence, one genomic window encodes:
- the CIAO2B gene encoding cytosolic iron-sulfur assembly component 2B: MVGGGGGGGAGGGLLENANPLIYERSGERPVTAGEEDEQVPDSIDAREIFDLIRSINDPEHPLTLEELNVVEQVRVQVSDPESTVAVAFTPTIPHCSMATLIGLSIKVKLLRSLPQRFKMDVHITPGTHASEHAVNKQLADKERVAAALENTHLLEVVNQCLSARS; the protein is encoded by the exons ATggtgggcggcggcggcggcggcggcgcggggggcGGCCTCTTGGAGAACGCGAACCCCCTCATCTACGAGCGCTCCGGGGAGCGGCCGGTGACCGCGGGCGAGGAGGACGAGCAGGTCCCGGACAGCATCGACGCGCGCGAGATCTTCG ATCTGATTCGCTCCATCAATGACCCGGAGCATCCGCTGACACTAGAGGAACTGAACGTAGTGGAGCAAGTGCGGGTTCAG gtgAGCGACCCCgagagcacagtggcggtggcctTCACCCCCACCATTCCTCACTGCAGCATGGCTACCCTCATTGGCCTGTCCATCAAAGTCAAGCTCCTGCGATCTCTCCCCCAGCGTTTCAAA ATGGACGTGCACATTACGCCAGGGACCCATGCCTCAGAGCATGCAG TGAATAAGCAACTTGCAGATAAGGAGCGGGTGGCAGCTGCCCTGGAGAACACCCACCTGCTGGAGGTTGTGAACCAGTGCCTGTCGGCCCGCTCCTGA